In the Hordeum vulgare subsp. vulgare chromosome 7H, MorexV3_pseudomolecules_assembly, whole genome shotgun sequence genome, one interval contains:
- the LOC123409960 gene encoding nudix hydrolase 21, chloroplastic-like has protein sequence MAAMMVAARQGRELQRYSASTGGRIVVGCIPYRARGDGGEVEVLVICSRKKGASAGVLFPKGGWELDESMDEAARREALEEAGVRGETGPSLGRWCYQSRRYDATYEGYMFPLRVTDELERWPEMSGRGRTWVTVQDAMDRCPHLWMREALQRFADRAAAAAL, from the coding sequence ATGGCGGCGATGATGGTGGCGGCGAGGCAGGGGCGCGAGCTGCAGCGGTATAGCGCCAGCACCGGGGGCCGCATCGTGGTGGGCTGCATCCCGTACCGGGCGCGCGGGGAcggcggcgaggtggaggtgcTGGTCATCTGCTCGCGCAAGAAGGGCGCCAGCGCGGGCGTGCTCTTCCCCAAGGGCGGGTGGGAGCTGGACGAGTCCATGGACGAGGCGGCGCGCCGCGAGGCCCTGGAGGAGGCCGGCGTGCGCGGCGAGACGGGGCCCAGCCTCGGCCGCTGGTGCTACCAGAGCCGCCGCTACGACGCCACCTACGAGGGGTACATGTTCCCGCTGCGCGTCACCGACGAGCTCGAGCGGTGGCCCGAGATGTCCGGCCGCGGCAGGACCTGGGTCACCGTGCAGGACGCCATGGACCGCTGCCCGCACCTCTGGATGCGCGAGGCGCTCCAGCGGTTCGccgaccgcgccgccgccgccgccttgtaG